From a single Brassica oleracea var. oleracea cultivar TO1000 chromosome C5, BOL, whole genome shotgun sequence genomic region:
- the LOC106293262 gene encoding NAC domain-containing protein 21/22, translated as MEAEEENKGSISMVEAKLPPGFRFHPRDDELVCDYLMKRNVRSRYQPVVLIEVDLNKCEPWDIPQSARVGGKEWYFYSQKDRKYATGQRTNRATAIGYWKATGKDRAIQRNGSLVGMRKTLVFYIGRAPKGRKTDWVMHEFRLQGTFIHHSPKEEWVLCRAFNKNNNEVDKDNNMRTCSHETAPPLMDSYINFNPHHIINQQVPCFSNLSQNQIGLVYKNPNLLSTNPSSDQMVLKALLRQLTKNTKESQSYGEGSSESQLTDVGIPSHDAWKY; from the exons ATGGAAGCTGAAGAGGAGAATAAGGGCAGTATAAGTATGGTCGAGGCTAAGCTGCCTCCTGGGTTTAGATTCCACCCGAGAGACGACGAGCTTGTCTGCGACTACTTAATGAAAAGAAACGTTCGCAGCCGCTATCAACCAGTTGTCTTGATCGAAGTCGATCTCAACAAGTGCGAGCCTTGGGACATTCCTC AATCGGCGAGAGTAGGAGGTAAAGAATGGTATTTTTACAGCCAAAAAGATCGGAAATACGCAACAGGGCAAAGAACAAACCGGGCTACGGCCATCGGTTATTGGAAAGCAACCGGTAAAGATAGAGCAATCCAAAGAAATGGTAGCCTTGTGGGCATGAGAAAGACACTTGTGTTTTACATAGGTCGAGCCCCTAAGGGTCGTAAAACTGATTGGGTCATGCACGAGTTTCGTCTCCAAGGAACTTTTATCCACCACTCTCCCAAG GAAGAATGGGTCTTGTGTAGAGCTTTCAACAAGAACAACAATGAAGTCGACAAGGACAACAACATGAGAACCTGCTCTCATGAAACAGCTCCTCCATTAATGGACTCTTACATCAATTTCAATCCTCATCACATCATCAACCAGCAAGTGCCCTGCTTCTCCAATCTGTCACAGAATCAAATCGGTTTGGTCTACAAGAATCCCAACCTGTTGTCTACTAATCCTTCATCTGATCAGATGGTTCTCAAAGCTTTGCTACGTCAGCTCACCAAGAATACCAAAGAATCACAGAGCTATGGAGAAGGAAGCTCAGAGAGCCAGTTGACCGACGTTGGCATACCAAGCCATGATGCTTGGAAATATTGA
- the LOC106293412 gene encoding A-agglutinin anchorage subunit-like produces MTSVCVKNVGTSPEKLPPASHSRKSSKTSVMSLESQPVDPQLEDPVDFEFLLEDPVTMLTADELFSDGKLVPLKFSSGTNPEEKPMVPAVNTVLEKPCRRLEMEIDPYLFSPRAPRCTVRWRELLGLKRLNKTPEEASPPSSSSSRLSSSTPNPKTSSFRQFLNRSSKSTTASPPQAMIKDSDISESSTSISSSRLSLSSSSSSGHELDDVPRLSLDLDNKPNAPNPFARSRAHHHLRNQRKPRRHDETTESSNDTRALTVTADSPRLNASGKIVFHGLERSSSSPGNFTGGPRMKQHHGMPRSQSAHVRITPVLNVPVSSLRGGPKSGLFFGQLFTSSTSANRAQLQSSNTAKSRTNRTRLEPTSET; encoded by the coding sequence ATGACGTCGGTTTGCGTTAAAAACGTTGGTACTTCTCCGGAGAAGCTACCCCCGGCGAGTCACTCTCGGAAGAGCTCCAAAACATCAGTTATGAGCCTTGAATCTCAACCGGTGGATCCTCAGTTGGAAGATCCAGTGGACTTTGAGTTTCTTCTCGAAGATCCCGTCACAATGCTAACCGCCGACGAGCTTTTCTCCGACGGAAAGCTAGTCCCGCTTAAATTCTCCAGCGGGACTAATCCGGAGGAGAAGCCTATGGTTCCGGCGGTTAACACAGTACTGGAGAAACCATGCCGAAGATTGGAGATGGAGATCGATCCTTACCTCTTCTCCCCGAGAGCTCCTCGCTGCACCGTGAGGTGGCGTGAGTTATTGGGCCTTAAGAGACTCAACAAAACGCCGGAAGAAGCTTCCCCACCGTCGTCGTCGTCGTCGCGGTTGTCTTCTTCAACTCCAAATCCCAAGACGAGCTCGTTTAGGCAGTTTCTCAACCGGAGCTCCAAATCTACAACCGCATCTCCTCCTCAGGCGATGATAAAAGACTCAGACATCTCCGAGTCGTCAACGTCGATCTCCTCCTCCCGTCTCTCCCTCTCGTCTTCGTCTTCCTCCGGCCACGAGCTCGACGACGTTCCTAGACTCTCTCTAGATCTCGACAACAAACCCAACGCTCCAAACCCCTTCGCTAGGTCACGTGCACACCACCACTTGCGCAACCAAAGGAAGCCACGGCGTCATGATGAGACCACGGAGAGTAGTAATGACACGAGGGCGTTGACGGTGACGGCGGATAGTCCGAGACTCAACGCTTCGGGGAAGATCGTGTTCCATGGACTCGAGAGAAGCTCCAGCAGTCCCGGTAACTTCACCGGCGGACCGAGGATGAAACAGCACCATGGGATGCCGAGATCTCAGTCCGCACACGTCAGAATCACTCCCGTACTTAACGTTCCCGTCTCTTCTCTCCGTGGTGGGCCCAAGTCAGGTCTCTTCTTCGGCCAGCTTTTCACTTCATCTACGTCTGCGAACAGAGCACAGTTACAGAGCAGCAACACTGCCAAGAGCCGTACCAATCGAACCAGGCTTGAACCGACTAGCGAAACCTAA